A stretch of the Equus quagga isolate Etosha38 chromosome 9, UCLA_HA_Equagga_1.0, whole genome shotgun sequence genome encodes the following:
- the SLC9A3 gene encoding sodium/hydrogen exchanger 3, whose translation MSRRGARGPGWGLLLALLLALGVVPRARGVEEQGGTVQGFQVVTFKWHHVQDPYIIALWILVASVAKIGFHLSHKVTSVVPESALLIVLGLVLGGIVWAADHIASFTLTPTVFFFYLLPPIVLDAGYFMPNRLFFGNLGTILLYAVIGTVWNAATTGLSLYGVFLSGLMGDLNIGLLDFLLFGSLIAAVDPVAVLAVFEEVHVNEVLFIIVFGESLLNDAVTVVLYNVFESFVTLGGDNVTGVDCVKGIVSFFVVSLGGTLVGVIFAFLLSLVTRFTKHVRIIEPGFVFVISYLSYLTSEMLSLSAILAITFCGICCQKYVKANISEQSATTVRYTMKMLASGAETIIFMFLGISAVDPLIWKWNTAFVLLTLVFISVYRAIGVVLQTWVLNRYRMVQLEIIDQVVMSYGGLRGAVAYALVVLLDERKVKEKNLFVSTTIIVVFFTVIFQGLTIKPLVQWLKVKKSEHREPKLNEKLHGRAFDHILSAIEDISGQIGHNYLRDKWTNFDRKFLSKILMRRSAQKSRDRILNVFHELNLKDAISYVAEGERRGSLAFIRSPSTDNMVNVDFSTPRPSTVEASVSYLLRENVSAVCLDMQSLEQRRRSIRDTEDMVTHHTLQQYLYKPRQEYKHLYSRHELTPSEDEKQDKEIFHRTMRKRLESFKSAKLGINQNKKAAKLYKRERAQKRRNSSIPNGKLPMENPLHNFIIKEKDLELSDPEEAPDYEAEEMSGGIEFLANVTQDTATDSPSGIDNPVFSPDEDPGILSRVPPWLSPEETVVPSQRARVQIPYSPGNFRRLARFRLSNQSVDSLLLAQGPEEQPHTTLPESTHM comes from the exons gcTTCCACCTGTCCCACAAGGTCACCAGCGTTGTCCCCGAGAGTGCGCTGCTCATCGTGCTGGGCCTGGTGCTAGGTGGCATCGTCTGGGCGGCCGACCACATCGCCTCCTTCACCCTCACGCCCACCGTCTTCTTCTTCTACCTGCTGCCCCCCATCGTGCTGGACGCTGGCTACTTCATGCCCAACCGGCTCTTTTTCGGCAACCTGGGCACCATCCTGCTGTACGCTGTCATCGGCACCGTGTGGAACGCGGCCACCACCGGCCTGTCGCTCTATGGTGTCTTCCTCAGCGGCCTGATGG GAGACCTGAACATCGGGCTGCTGGACTTCCTGCTGTTTGGGAGCCTCATCGCCGCTGTGGACCCGGTGGCCGTGCTGGCAGTGTTTGAGGAGGTCCACGTCAATGAGGTGCTGTTCATCATCGTGTTCGGGGAGTCGCTGCTGAACGATGCGGTCACTGTG GTCCTGTACAACGTGTTTGAATCTTTCGTGACGCTGGGTGGTGACAACGTGACTGGCGTGGATTGTGTGAAGGGCATAG TGTCCTTCTTCGTGGTGAGCCTGGGGGGCACGCTGGTGGGGGTCATATTCGCCTTCCTGCTCTCGCTGGTGACCCGCTTCACCAAACACGTGCGCATCATCGAGCCCGGCTTCGTCTTTGTCATCTCCTACCTGTCCTACCTCACGTCCGAGATGCTGTCCCTGTCGGCCATCCTGGC CATCACTTTTTGCGGCATCTGCTGTCAGAAGTACGTGAAGGCCAACATCTCGGAGCAGTCCGCCACCACCGTGCGCTACACCATGAAGATGCTGGCGAGCGGGGCCGAGACCATCATCTTCATGTTCCTGGGCATCTCAGCCGTGGATCCCCTCATCTGGAAGTGGAACACAGCCTTTGTGCTCCTAACTCTGGTCTTCATCTCTGTGTACCGGGCCATTG GTGTCGTCCTTCAGACCTGGGTTCTGAATCGGTACCGGATGGTGCAGCTGGAGATCATAGACCAGGTGGTCATGTCCTACGGCGGCCTGCGTGGGGCAGTGGCCTACGCCCTGGTTGTCCTTCTGGACGAGAGAAAGGTCAAGGAGAAGAACCTCTTCGTCAGCACCACTATCATCGTCGTCTTCTTCACCGTCATCTTCCAG GGCCTGACCATCAAGCCCCTGGTGCAGTGGCTGAAAGTGAAGAAGAGTGAGCACCGGGAGCCCAAGCTGAACGAGAAGCTGCACGGCCGG GCTTTTGACCACATCCTCTCAGCCATCGAGGACATATCTGGGCAAATTGGACACAATTACCTCAGAGATAA GTGGACCAATTTTGATAGGAAATTCCTCAGCAAAATCCTTATGAGAAGGTCGGCTCAAAAGTCACGAGATCGGATTCTGAATGTTTTCCACGAGCTCAACTTGAAGGACGCCATTAGTTATGTGGCTGAG ggagagcGCCGTGGGTCCCTGGCCTTCATCCGCTCCCCCAGCACCGACAACATGGTCAATGTGGACTTCAGCACACCACGCCCCTCAACCGTGGAGGCCTCTGTCTCCTACCTCCT GAGGGAGAATGTGAGCGCTGTGTGCCTGGACATGCAGTccctggagcagaggaggaggagtatCCGTGACACTGAGGACATGGTCACTCACCACACGCTGCAGCAGTACCTGTACAAGCCCCGGCAGGAG TACAAGCATCTCTACAGTCGACACGAGTTGACTCCCAGTGAAGACGAGAAGCAGGACAAGGAGATCTTCCACAGGACGATGAGGAAGCGCCTGGAGTCCTTCAAGTCGGCCAAGCTGGGGATCAACCAGAACAAGAAGGCGGCGAAGCTGTACAAGAGGGAGCGTGCTCAGAAGCGG AGAAACAGCAGCATTCCCAATGGGAAACTGCCCATGGAGAACCCCCTGCACAACTTCATCATCAAGGAAAAAG ATTTGGAACTTTCGGACCCTGAGGAGGCCCCTGACTACGAGGCCGAGGAGATGAGTGGGGGAATCGAGTTCCTGGCGAACGTCACACAGGACACAGCGACAGACTCGCCCtcag GAATTGACAACCCGGTGTTTTCCCCGGACGAGGACCCAGGCATCCTCTCCAGGGTGCCGCCCTGGCTGTCTCCCGAGGAGACGGTGGTGCCCTCCCAGAGGGCCCGTGTGCAGATACCCTACTCTCCAGGCAACTTCCGCCGCCTGGCACGCTTCCGCCTCAGCAACCAGTCCGTGGACTCCTTACTGCTGGCCCAGGGCCCCGAGGAGCAGCCGCACACCACCCTGCCCGAGTCCACGCACATGTAA